A region of Streptomyces sp. NBC_01267 DNA encodes the following proteins:
- a CDS encoding lysophospholipid acyltransferase family protein, whose protein sequence is MYGLWKPRVLGAWRVPASGPVVLAVNHSHNIDGPMLMGTAPRPVHFLIKKEAFVGPLDPFLRGIGQLKVDRSTADRAAVTDALGVLADGGVLGIFPEGTRGEGDFASLRSGLAYFAVRSGAPIVPVAVLGSTERRGRLVPALPPLRSRVDVVFGDAFEAGDGSGRRTRKALDEATVRIQERLTAHLESARRLTGR, encoded by the coding sequence ATGTACGGGCTGTGGAAGCCCCGCGTCCTCGGCGCCTGGCGGGTCCCCGCGAGCGGCCCGGTCGTCCTGGCCGTGAACCACTCGCACAACATCGACGGGCCCATGCTGATGGGGACCGCGCCCCGGCCGGTGCACTTCCTGATCAAGAAGGAGGCGTTCGTCGGCCCCCTCGATCCGTTCCTGCGCGGGATCGGGCAGCTGAAGGTCGACCGTTCGACCGCCGACAGGGCAGCCGTCACGGACGCCCTGGGGGTGCTCGCCGACGGGGGAGTCCTCGGGATATTCCCCGAGGGCACCAGGGGCGAGGGTGACTTCGCCTCGCTGCGCTCCGGGCTCGCGTACTTCGCGGTGCGCTCCGGGGCACCCATCGTGCCGGTCGCCGTGCTCGGGAGTACCGAGCGCCGCGGGCGGCTGGTGCCGGCCCTGCCGCCGCTGCGCAGCCGGGTCGATGTGGTGTTCGGCGACGCCTTCGAGGCAGGCGACGGGAGCGGACGGCGCACGCGCAAGGCGCTGGACGAGGCCACCGTGAGGATCCAGGAGCGGCTGACCGCCCACCTGGAAAGTGCCAGGCGTCTCACCGGGCGCTGA
- the cmk gene encoding (d)CMP kinase, which translates to MPATVETAARTAPAAVIVAIDGPSGTGKSSTSKAVAAKLGLSYLDTGAQYRAITWWMISNGVDVQDAVAVATASAKPAIVSGTDPSAPTITVDGADASGPIRTQEVTAKVSAVSAVPEVRTRITELQRAIAASAGRGIVVEGRDIGTTVLPDADLKVFLTASPEARAARRSGELKGKEATDLAATKDALIKRDTADSSRKTSPLAKADDAVEVDTTELTLQQVIECVVTLIEEKQAAK; encoded by the coding sequence GTGCCCGCCACCGTGGAAACCGCCGCCAGGACCGCACCGGCAGCAGTGATTGTCGCCATCGACGGCCCCTCCGGCACGGGCAAGTCCAGCACGTCGAAGGCGGTCGCGGCCAAGCTCGGCCTGAGCTACCTGGACACCGGCGCCCAGTACCGGGCGATCACCTGGTGGATGATCAGCAACGGTGTCGACGTCCAGGACGCCGTGGCCGTGGCGACCGCGTCGGCCAAGCCCGCGATCGTCTCGGGCACCGACCCGTCGGCCCCGACCATCACGGTCGACGGCGCGGACGCCTCGGGTCCGATCCGTACGCAGGAGGTCACCGCCAAGGTCAGCGCGGTCAGCGCGGTCCCCGAGGTGCGGACCCGGATCACCGAACTGCAGCGGGCCATCGCCGCCTCGGCCGGCCGGGGGATCGTGGTCGAGGGCCGTGACATAGGGACCACGGTCCTGCCGGACGCCGACCTGAAGGTCTTCCTGACCGCCTCTCCGGAGGCCCGTGCCGCCCGCCGCAGCGGGGAGCTCAAGGGCAAGGAGGCCACCGACCTGGCCGCCACCAAGGACGCCCTGATCAAGCGGGACACGGCCGACTCCAGCCGTAAGACCTCGCCGCTGGCCAAGGCGGACGACGCGGTCGAGGTGGACACCACCGAGCTGACCCTTCAGCAGGTCATCGAGTGCGTCGTCACCCTCATCGAGGAGAAGCAGGCCGCCAAGTGA
- a CDS encoding prephenate dehydrogenase, translating into MRTALVIGTGLVGTSAALALAGRGVTVHLADHDAGQARTAAALGAGTDDPLEGRADLAIIAVPPAHVASTLADAMRGGVARAYLDVASVKGGPRRELEAMGCDLAAYIGTHPMAGKERSGPLAATGDLFEGRPWVLTPTRDTETEVLNLALELVALCRAVPVVMDADAHDRAVALVSHTPQLISSMVAARLRDADETAVRLCGQGIRDVTRIAASDPRMWIEILSANPGPVADVLTGIADDLDETVRALRALQSADEEKRHTGAAGIEDVLKRGNAGRVRVPGKHGAAPASYEIVAVLISDQPGELARIFADAGRAGVNIEDVRIEHATGQQAGLVQLMVEPSAAPALAASLRERGWSLRQ; encoded by the coding sequence GTGAGAACCGCCCTTGTCATCGGAACCGGCCTGGTCGGCACCTCCGCGGCGCTCGCCCTGGCCGGACGGGGTGTCACCGTCCACCTCGCCGACCACGACGCGGGCCAGGCCCGGACGGCGGCGGCGCTCGGCGCGGGCACGGACGACCCGCTCGAAGGACGGGCCGACCTCGCGATCATCGCCGTACCGCCCGCACATGTGGCGAGCACGCTGGCCGACGCGATGCGTGGCGGCGTCGCCCGCGCCTACCTCGACGTGGCCAGCGTCAAGGGCGGGCCGCGCCGCGAGCTGGAGGCCATGGGCTGCGACCTGGCCGCGTACATCGGTACGCACCCGATGGCCGGCAAGGAGCGTTCGGGCCCGCTGGCCGCGACGGGGGACCTCTTCGAGGGGCGCCCCTGGGTGCTGACCCCGACCCGGGACACCGAGACCGAGGTGCTCAACCTGGCGCTGGAGCTCGTGGCGCTCTGCCGGGCGGTGCCGGTGGTGATGGACGCCGACGCGCACGACCGGGCCGTGGCGCTCGTCTCGCACACCCCGCAGCTGATCTCGTCCATGGTCGCGGCCCGGTTGCGGGACGCCGACGAGACGGCCGTACGCCTGTGCGGCCAGGGCATCAGGGACGTCACCAGGATCGCCGCCTCCGACCCGCGGATGTGGATCGAGATCCTCTCGGCCAACCCCGGGCCGGTGGCGGACGTCCTGACCGGGATCGCCGACGACCTCGACGAGACGGTCCGGGCCCTGCGGGCGCTCCAGTCCGCCGACGAGGAGAAACGGCACACCGGCGCGGCGGGCATCGAGGACGTACTGAAGCGCGGCAATGCCGGACGGGTGCGGGTACCCGGAAAGCACGGGGCCGCACCGGCCTCGTACGAGATCGTGGCCGTCCTCATCAGCGACCAGCCGGGCGAACTGGCCCGGATCTTCGCGGACGCCGGCCGGGCGGGGGTCAACATCGAGGACGTACGGATCGAGCACGCGACGGGGCAGCAGGCCGGCCTGGTGCAGCTCATGGTGGAGCCGAGCGCGGCGCCCGCGCTGGCGGCGTCGCTGCGCGAGCGGGGCTGGTCGCTGCGCCAGTAG
- the aroH gene encoding chorismate mutase — translation MAVRAVRGAVQLERDEAGHLEEQVGALLTAVLERNGLTADDLISIWFTATPDLHSAFPAAAARGLGIVDVPLICAQELDIAGAMPRVVRILAHIESDLPRTGISHVYLGAAGALRKDIAQ, via the coding sequence GTGGCAGTACGAGCGGTCCGGGGCGCGGTCCAGCTGGAGCGGGACGAGGCCGGGCATCTGGAGGAGCAGGTCGGCGCGCTGCTCACAGCAGTTCTGGAGCGCAACGGCCTCACCGCCGACGACCTGATCAGTATCTGGTTCACGGCCACTCCCGATCTGCACAGCGCCTTCCCGGCAGCGGCGGCGCGCGGACTCGGCATCGTCGACGTCCCGCTGATCTGTGCCCAGGAACTGGACATCGCCGGAGCCATGCCGCGCGTCGTACGGATACTCGCGCACATCGAGAGCGACCTGCCGAGGACCGGGATCAGCCACGTCTACCTCGGCGCCGCCGGGGCCCTGCGCAAGGACATCGCCCAGTGA
- a CDS encoding nucleotidyltransferase domain-containing protein → MQLTPEALVRDHTVYACVMGSRAFGLATDASDTDRRGVFLAPTPLFWGFDKPPTHVDGPADEQFSWELERFCELALRADPNALECLHSPLVEQADATGRELLALRGAFLSRDAHTTFTRYALGQRKKLDADVRQHGAPRGKHAMHLLRLMVSCRDLLRTGELVIDVGDAREPLLAVKRGEVAWPEIERRMTRLAAECDEAAAHTPLPPEPDRARIEDFLFRARRRSALRPGPYDGLAGTGRTGPA, encoded by the coding sequence ATGCAGCTGACCCCCGAGGCGCTGGTGCGCGACCACACCGTCTACGCCTGTGTGATGGGCTCGCGCGCCTTCGGTCTGGCCACCGACGCCAGCGATACGGACCGCCGCGGTGTCTTCCTCGCGCCGACCCCGCTGTTCTGGGGCTTCGACAAGCCTCCGACGCATGTGGACGGTCCCGCGGACGAACAGTTCTCCTGGGAACTGGAGCGCTTCTGCGAGCTGGCCCTGCGCGCCGACCCCAATGCCCTGGAGTGTCTGCACTCCCCGCTCGTGGAGCAGGCCGACGCCACGGGCCGCGAACTGCTGGCGCTGCGCGGTGCGTTCCTCTCCCGCGACGCCCACACCACCTTCACCCGGTACGCGCTGGGACAGCGTAAGAAACTGGACGCCGATGTACGGCAGCACGGCGCCCCGCGCGGCAAGCACGCCATGCACCTGCTCCGCCTCATGGTGTCCTGCCGTGATCTGCTGCGCACCGGCGAGCTGGTGATCGACGTGGGTGACGCGCGGGAGCCGCTGCTCGCGGTGAAGCGGGGCGAGGTGGCGTGGCCGGAGATCGAGCGGCGCATGACCCGGCTCGCCGCCGAGTGCGACGAGGCCGCCGCGCACACCCCGCTGCCGCCGGAACCGGACCGGGCGCGGATCGAGGACTTCCTGTTCCGGGCCCGCCGGCGGTCAGCGCTCCGGCCGGGTCCGTACGACGGCCTCGCGGGTACGGGGCGTACCGGTCCCGCCTGA
- a CDS encoding ADP-ribosylglycohydrolase family protein, producing the protein MSRTSTATERAATGSLTGLALGDALGFPTEFNDVPAILAKCGPWREMELPRPAFVTDDTQMTLALGRGLRKAMDGGPLTAARMAPPVREEFVAWYHSPENNRAPGNTCLTACELLDSDLPWQQASRIGSKGCGANMRVAPIGLVPGLSAEERAGAAQLQSALTHGHPTALAASDLTARAVFLLARGAEPTGLVGQLRSYAIENRTRYHEQWLGDLWTYATVDATPERFMARGWDDCLAALDRLVDALRTPSPETDPCLATGEGWIAEEALATGLLCFLLFPDEPVLALRRAACTAGDSDSIACLAGAFAGAHLGPDAWPAEWAERIEYRSELLALGALWDA; encoded by the coding sequence ATGAGCCGTACGAGCACTGCTACCGAACGGGCCGCGACCGGCTCCCTGACAGGTCTCGCGCTCGGGGACGCGCTCGGCTTCCCGACCGAGTTCAACGACGTACCCGCGATCCTCGCCAAGTGCGGGCCGTGGCGCGAGATGGAGCTGCCCCGGCCCGCGTTCGTCACCGACGACACCCAGATGACGCTCGCGCTCGGGCGCGGGCTGCGGAAGGCGATGGACGGTGGGCCGCTGACCGCGGCGCGGATGGCTCCGCCGGTACGCGAGGAGTTCGTGGCCTGGTACCACTCGCCGGAGAACAACCGGGCACCCGGCAACACGTGCCTGACGGCCTGCGAGTTGCTGGACAGCGACCTGCCCTGGCAGCAGGCGAGCCGGATCGGCTCCAAGGGATGCGGGGCCAACATGCGGGTCGCGCCGATCGGCCTCGTACCCGGGCTGAGCGCGGAAGAGCGCGCGGGCGCCGCCCAGTTGCAGTCCGCGCTCACCCACGGCCACCCGACGGCGCTGGCCGCGAGCGATCTGACGGCGCGTGCCGTGTTCCTGCTGGCCCGGGGCGCCGAGCCGACGGGCCTGGTGGGGCAGCTGCGTTCGTACGCCATCGAGAACCGCACCCGCTACCACGAGCAGTGGCTCGGTGACCTGTGGACGTACGCCACTGTGGACGCGACCCCCGAACGCTTCATGGCGCGCGGCTGGGACGACTGCCTGGCCGCCCTCGACCGGCTCGTCGACGCCCTCAGGACGCCCTCACCGGAGACGGACCCCTGCCTGGCCACGGGCGAGGGCTGGATCGCGGAGGAAGCCCTCGCCACCGGGCTGCTCTGCTTCCTGCTCTTCCCCGACGAGCCGGTCCTCGCACTGCGGCGGGCCGCCTGCACCGCGGGCGACTCGGACTCGATCGCCTGTCTGGCGGGAGCCTTCGCCGGAGCCCACCTGGGTCCGGACGCGTGGCCCGCGGAATGGGCGGAGCGGATCGAGTACCGGAGCGAGCTGCTGGCGCTGGGCGCGCTCTGGGACGCCTGA
- a CDS encoding pseudouridine synthase, whose product MRSNGRNSGSGNRDNRGAGGKPPRPKAGGAGGARGDKQEERPRRPRPEERRYDVGTSSSDEQGRRPSGGGGRAGGGGGGRGPSAAGGKTSGSRGAAARGGAKGGPKKSPTSGAAPRRGPHGQREPSRPRELDAKIEERNRERHNKPQVKTPKTFPGAEEEGERLQKVLARAGMGSRRACEELIDQARVEINGEIVMEQGRRVLPKDEIKVDGLTVATQSYLFFALNKPAGVVSSMEDPDGRQNLGDYVNNRETRLFHVGRLDTETEGIILLTNHGELAHRLTHPRYGVKKTYLAAIQGPLPRDLGKRLKDGIELEDGYARADHFRVVENTGKNYLVEVTLHEGRKHIVRRMLAEAGFPVEKLVRVSFGPIPLGDQKSGWLRRLTNTEVGMLMKEVGL is encoded by the coding sequence ATGCGAAGCAACGGCAGGAACAGCGGAAGCGGCAACCGGGACAACCGGGGTGCGGGCGGAAAGCCGCCCCGTCCGAAGGCCGGGGGTGCCGGCGGAGCGCGCGGCGACAAGCAGGAGGAGCGTCCGCGCCGGCCCCGTCCCGAGGAGCGCCGTTACGACGTCGGCACGAGTTCCTCCGACGAGCAGGGCCGCAGGCCCAGCGGTGGCGGCGGCCGGGCCGGCGGCGGCGGCGGCGGTCGCGGTCCGTCCGCGGCCGGTGGCAAGACGTCCGGCAGCCGGGGGGCCGCCGCGCGCGGTGGTGCCAAGGGCGGACCGAAGAAGAGCCCGACGAGCGGGGCGGCCCCGCGCCGCGGCCCGCACGGCCAGCGCGAGCCCTCCCGTCCGCGTGAGCTCGACGCCAAGATCGAGGAGCGCAACCGGGAACGGCACAACAAGCCGCAGGTGAAGACCCCCAAGACCTTCCCCGGCGCCGAGGAGGAGGGCGAGCGCCTGCAGAAGGTACTGGCCAGGGCCGGAATGGGCTCGCGGCGTGCCTGCGAGGAGCTGATCGACCAGGCCAGGGTCGAGATCAACGGCGAGATCGTGATGGAGCAGGGCCGGCGGGTCCTGCCGAAGGACGAGATCAAGGTGGACGGCCTGACGGTCGCCACCCAGTCGTACCTCTTCTTCGCGCTGAACAAGCCGGCCGGTGTCGTCTCCTCGATGGAGGACCCGGACGGCCGCCAGAACCTGGGTGACTACGTGAACAACCGCGAGACGCGGCTGTTCCACGTGGGCCGTCTCGACACGGAGACCGAGGGCATCATCCTGCTCACCAACCACGGCGAGCTGGCCCACCGGCTGACCCACCCCCGGTACGGCGTCAAGAAGACCTACCTCGCCGCGATCCAGGGCCCCCTGCCGCGCGACCTCGGCAAGCGCCTCAAGGACGGCATCGAGCTGGAGGACGGGTACGCACGCGCCGACCACTTCCGGGTCGTCGAGAACACCGGCAAGAACTACCTGGTCGAGGTGACCCTCCACGAGGGCCGCAAGCACATCGTCCGCCGCATGCTGGCCGAGGCCGGGTTCCCGGTCGAGAAGCTCGTACGGGTCAGCTTCGGTCCGATCCCGCTGGGCGACCAGAAGTCCGGCTGGCTGCGCCGCCTCACCAACACGGAGGTCGGCATGCTGATGAAGGAAGTCGGCCTCTAG
- the scpB gene encoding SMC-Scp complex subunit ScpB: MVVDEPATEEHLAKVLDRPRREIADALRELSDEYTVQGRGFDLRLVAGGWRFYTRPEYAEAVESFVLDGQQARLTQAALETLAVVAYRQPVSRSRVSAVRGVNCDGVMRTLLQRGLVEEAGAEPETGAILYRTTNYFLERMGLRGLDELPELAPFLPEADAIEAETQEGVPSFDPDAPYGPDTDADDKTEL; the protein is encoded by the coding sequence ATGGTCGTCGACGAACCGGCCACCGAGGAACACCTGGCCAAGGTGCTCGACCGGCCCCGGCGTGAGATCGCCGACGCGCTGCGGGAACTGTCCGACGAGTACACGGTCCAGGGGCGGGGGTTCGACCTGCGGCTGGTCGCGGGCGGCTGGCGGTTCTACACCCGGCCCGAGTACGCCGAAGCAGTCGAGAGCTTCGTTCTGGACGGGCAGCAGGCCCGGCTCACCCAGGCCGCCCTGGAGACGCTCGCGGTGGTCGCCTACCGGCAGCCGGTGAGCCGTTCACGGGTCTCCGCGGTCCGCGGAGTGAACTGTGACGGGGTCATGCGGACCCTCCTCCAGCGCGGTCTGGTGGAGGAGGCGGGCGCGGAACCCGAAACAGGTGCGATCCTGTACAGGACGACGAACTACTTTCTGGAGCGGATGGGCCTGCGAGGCCTGGACGAGCTCCCGGAGCTCGCGCCCTTCCTTCCGGAGGCGGATGCGATCGAGGCCGAGACACAAGAAGGTGTGCCGTCGTTCGATCCGGATGCACCGTACGGTCCGGACACCGACGCAGACGACAAGACGGAACTTTGA
- a CDS encoding segregation and condensation protein A gives MPTDDSAQPRRRVLGRGPGTGAGSAGAPEPETRPASPPHGSAIEPPRTTEPAPAPPEPAPPEPAPPEPAPPEPAPPEPAPPEPAPPVPPEPAPPEPASHEPVPAPAPEGPAEPDDGRFRVRLANFEGPFDLLLQLISKHKLDVTEIALSKVTDEFMAHIRAMGAAWDLDQTTEFLVVAATLLDLKAARLLPAAEIEDEADLALLEARDLLFARLLQYRAYKQIADIFSERLEAEGRRYPRTVGLEPHHAELLPEVVISIGAEGFARLAAKAMQPRAAPQIYVDHIHAPLVSVQEQAEIVIARLRAGGDVSFRTLTEDAADTLTVVARFLALLELYREKAVALDQEEALGELLVRWTGADGAEPVVTDEFDQSDPSEQVAEEKA, from the coding sequence ATGCCCACCGACGACTCCGCCCAGCCGCGCCGCCGCGTCCTGGGCCGCGGGCCGGGTACCGGGGCCGGGAGTGCGGGGGCGCCCGAGCCGGAGACACGGCCCGCGTCGCCACCTCACGGCAGCGCGATCGAACCGCCCCGAACCACGGAACCGGCCCCGGCTCCGCCCGAACCGGCTCCGCCCGAACCGGCTCCGCCCGAACCGGCTCCGCCCGAACCGGCTCCGCCCGAACCGGCTCCGCCCGAACCGGCTCCGCCCGTTCCGCCCGAACCGGCTCCGCCCGAACCTGCCTCGCACGAGCCTGTGCCCGCCCCCGCCCCGGAGGGCCCCGCCGAGCCCGACGACGGCCGGTTCCGGGTCCGGCTGGCGAATTTCGAGGGGCCCTTCGACCTGCTGCTCCAGCTGATCTCCAAGCACAAGCTGGACGTCACCGAGATCGCCCTGTCCAAGGTCACCGACGAGTTCATGGCACACATCCGGGCCATGGGCGCCGCATGGGACCTGGACCAGACCACGGAGTTCCTGGTGGTCGCCGCCACTCTGCTCGACCTCAAGGCGGCGCGGCTGCTGCCCGCGGCCGAGATCGAGGACGAGGCCGACCTGGCGCTGCTGGAGGCGCGCGACCTGCTCTTCGCGCGGCTGCTCCAGTACCGCGCGTACAAGCAGATCGCGGACATCTTCAGTGAGCGGCTGGAAGCGGAGGGCAGACGGTATCCGCGGACCGTGGGCCTGGAACCGCACCATGCCGAACTGCTGCCCGAGGTCGTCATCAGCATCGGTGCCGAGGGGTTCGCCCGGCTCGCGGCGAAGGCGATGCAGCCGCGGGCCGCACCACAGATCTACGTGGACCACATCCACGCGCCGCTGGTCTCCGTGCAGGAGCAGGCGGAGATCGTGATCGCCCGGCTGCGGGCCGGCGGAGACGTGAGTTTCCGCACGCTCACCGAGGACGCGGCGGACACCCTCACCGTGGTGGCCCGCTTCCTCGCCCTGCTGGAGCTCTACCGCGAGAAGGCGGTCGCGCTGGACCAGGAGGAGGCACTCGGCGAGCTGCTGGTGCGCTGGACCGGCGCTGACGGCGCGGAGCCCGTGGTCACCGACGAGTTCGACCAGTCCGACCCGTCCGAGCAAGTTGCCGAGGAGAAGGCGTGA
- a CDS encoding ParA family protein has product MPVRGHGPAGREAVGSVAVRAFASHQTHQHMTTAHQSMDGQHVNARAGDRSGDTTTHLAVYNEVPEGHFYDPDAEYEPDPEYAATLAPDAARQRRERIGPTGRPLPYFPIPGPLTDHGPAKIIAMCNQKGGVGKTTSTINLGAALAEYGRRVLLVDFDPQGALSVGLGVNPMELDLTVYNLLMERGMAADEVLLKTAVPNMDLLPSNIDLSAAEVQLVSEVARESTLQRALKPLMQDYDYIVIDCQPSLGLLTVNALTAAHKVIVPLECEFFALRGVALLTETIEKVQERLNPELELDGILATMYDSRTVHSREVLARVVEAFDNHVYHTVIGRTVRFPETTVAGEPITTYASNSVGAAAYRQLAREVLARCHAE; this is encoded by the coding sequence ATGCCTGTTCGGGGCCATGGCCCAGCGGGGCGCGAGGCTGTCGGCTCCGTCGCTGTCCGCGCCTTCGCGAGCCACCAGACCCACCAGCACATGACGACAGCCCACCAGAGTATGGACGGCCAACACGTGAACGCCAGGGCCGGCGACCGGAGTGGCGATACGACCACCCATCTCGCCGTCTACAACGAGGTACCCGAGGGTCACTTCTACGACCCCGACGCCGAGTACGAGCCCGACCCGGAGTACGCGGCCACGCTCGCCCCCGACGCTGCCCGCCAGCGCCGCGAGCGGATCGGCCCGACCGGACGGCCGCTGCCGTACTTCCCGATCCCGGGACCGCTGACCGACCACGGTCCCGCCAAGATCATCGCGATGTGCAACCAGAAGGGCGGCGTGGGCAAGACCACGTCGACCATCAATCTGGGCGCCGCTCTCGCCGAGTACGGACGAAGGGTGCTGCTGGTCGACTTCGACCCGCAGGGCGCGCTGTCCGTCGGTCTCGGCGTGAACCCGATGGAGCTCGACCTCACCGTCTACAACCTGCTCATGGAGCGGGGCATGGCGGCGGACGAGGTCCTGCTCAAGACCGCAGTGCCCAACATGGACCTGCTGCCGAGCAACATCGACCTGTCGGCCGCCGAGGTGCAGCTCGTCAGCGAGGTGGCCCGTGAGTCCACGCTCCAGCGGGCGCTCAAGCCGCTGATGCAGGACTACGACTACATCGTGATCGACTGCCAGCCGTCACTCGGTCTGCTGACCGTGAACGCGCTGACGGCCGCTCACAAGGTGATCGTGCCGCTGGAGTGCGAGTTCTTCGCGCTGCGTGGCGTCGCGCTGCTGACCGAGACCATCGAGAAGGTCCAGGAACGGCTCAACCCGGAGCTGGAACTCGACGGGATCCTCGCCACGATGTACGACTCCCGAACGGTGCACAGCCGTGAGGTGCTCGCGCGCGTCGTCGAAGCCTTCGACAACCACGTGTACCACACAGTGATCGGACGGACGGTGCGCTTCCCGGAGACCACGGTCGCCGGTGAGCCCATCACGACGTACGCCTCCAACTCGGTCGGCGCCGCCGCTTACCGTCAGCTCGCCAGGGAGGTGCTCGCCCGGTGTCACGCCGAGTGA
- the ald gene encoding alanine dehydrogenase: MKVGIPREVKNNEFRVAITPAGVHELVRHGHQVVIEESAGVGSAITDEEYVAAGAQILPTADEVWATADLLLKVKEPIAEEYHRLRKDQTLFTYLHLAASRECTDALLESGTTAIAYETVETAGRQLPLLAPMSEVAGRLAPQVGAYHLMRSAGGRGVLPGGVPGTAAGEAVVIGGGVSGWNATQIAIGMGFHVTLLDKDINKLREADKIFGTKVQTIVSNAFELEKAVVAADLVIGAVLIPGAKAPKLVTNELVAKMKPGSVLVDIAIDQGGCFEDSHPTTHADPTFQVHDSVFYCVANMPGAVPRTSTYALTNATLPYIVELANRGWADALRRDSALALGLNTHDGQVVYASVAEALGLPHTELSTLLG; this comes from the coding sequence GTGAAGGTCGGCATCCCCCGCGAGGTCAAGAACAACGAGTTCCGGGTGGCCATCACCCCCGCCGGTGTGCACGAGTTGGTGCGGCACGGTCATCAGGTGGTCATCGAGGAGAGCGCCGGAGTCGGCTCGGCCATCACGGACGAGGAGTACGTGGCGGCCGGGGCGCAGATCCTCCCCACCGCCGACGAGGTCTGGGCCACCGCTGATCTGCTGCTGAAGGTCAAGGAGCCGATCGCCGAGGAGTACCACCGCCTCCGCAAGGACCAGACGCTCTTCACGTACCTGCACCTCGCCGCCTCCCGTGAGTGCACGGACGCCCTGCTGGAGTCGGGCACCACGGCGATCGCGTACGAGACGGTCGAGACCGCCGGCCGTCAGCTGCCGCTGCTGGCCCCGATGTCCGAGGTCGCGGGCCGGCTCGCCCCGCAGGTCGGCGCCTACCACCTGATGCGTTCGGCGGGCGGTCGCGGTGTGCTGCCCGGCGGTGTTCCCGGTACGGCTGCGGGCGAGGCGGTCGTCATCGGCGGCGGCGTCTCCGGCTGGAACGCCACGCAGATCGCCATCGGCATGGGCTTCCACGTCACGCTGCTCGACAAGGACATCAACAAGCTCCGCGAGGCGGACAAGATCTTCGGCACCAAGGTGCAGACGATCGTCTCCAACGCCTTCGAGCTGGAGAAGGCGGTCGTCGCGGCGGACCTCGTCATCGGCGCGGTCCTGATCCCCGGCGCCAAGGCTCCGAAGCTCGTCACGAACGAGCTCGTCGCCAAGATGAAGCCCGGAAGTGTACTTGTCGACATTGCGATTGATCAGGGTGGCTGCTTCGAGGACTCGCATCCGACCACGCACGCCGACCCGACCTTCCAGGTCCACGATTCGGTGTTCTACTGTGTGGCGAATATGCCGGGTGCAGTGCCGCGTACGTCGACTTATGCCCTGACCAACGCCACGCTGCCGTACATCGTGGAGCTGGCGAACCGTGGCTGGGCCGACGCGCTGCGCCGGGACTCCGCGCTCGCGCTGGGGCTCAACACGCATGACGGGCAGGTCGTTTACGCCTCGGTGGCCGAGGCGCTCGGCCTTCCGCACACCGAACTGAGCACGCTGCTCGGCTGA